One Ictalurus furcatus strain D&B chromosome 25, Billie_1.0, whole genome shotgun sequence DNA window includes the following coding sequences:
- the nhsl1b gene encoding NHS-like protein 1 isoform X4 produces MSCVSAVSNLDEESKWTVHYTAPWHQQENVFLPASRPACVEELHRQAKVNLKTSLRDCDKLRKDGFRSSQYYSQGPTFSGSGHSRNSQLEDEDEDDVDDKSTASSAEEYKSSGAMRAHTALKAEEAEVDGQEVCFTPLPTPEEKMRQQAQAILTDIVPINVTAKGRGGELRPQSMFIPGQYSTLERSASVCSTLRHSETRDSGCQTEEVKIVPPSVRRIRAQRGQGIAAQMSGMSTSATNIATGPHDHSPGSPVHVMGPRFNGDPQRFHSLPRGARVSLNAELLNRSTSCRPENSAGPPPRQIGKFQVDETAVHMRNAPRTSTSARPKSQEVRGSHGDWGTACVVSPLAAYSTSLIPNATLSCSAEVIALHATSSPGQQLHSRPLRMSSSVNGESSTSVATSAETDMQEAGQSNSSLNSQSTIAAGTALSDEQWIYDTPENVSPRRPLTSSCSTPINHLYNSLERSSKGTDSSSLFSMDNDGYYTSMHLDSGLRPKGHSIAGRAARHSMYECIGQPGDCSSVSSDQSLSRSISLRKSKKPPLPPARTDSLQRKPKNKNAVNASNGSVLNESLIATLQQSLQNGLKGKGSLTSPSQSPCSDYEDPWMLRPRSQSSLSAGSSGVSAAGVGNVYSICHVTPLHSDTSSLRSDYAESWGYYMDYPRLQSDQAQSPVHTNSVSNGGQPGIMPNGQHIHNDIQTTLPPAKGNMSEKPQVNTSSPDRVHRLTSPSSGYSSQSNTPTAGTPVPSFMRSMSPSGCKPKPRVPERKSSLLSSVSISSSSTSLSSNTSDSVRNNITPLPPPLHHSTLSLSPLSPEPFPPPLPPYSPVCTPSGTFPPPPAPPLPNTPQHEVSLSPLSINSSPEFPPPPPPEVLNDPSMLHNGSFSPTLHPPLPPPPPLFPPTVNAHIPPQPPSLPTLTPIIPSSASLKGIKDRLKPVKSERKSVSVRSEEVGKSAMPLITPFALQSVQLRSVKQPEGIEDSSKSQEVETEQPTTTKPGTTDTRKKSHHLTVLPQASCPAAERNGTLQSPSSENIITEDKKQVEIPLYKTKSGEEMPYEATNYPSSAFMSHKAEVDGTEREERTPQNTTPKKKPPVFAKKPKFPIVFAVEPELIVEDKQTLADEQDSSPRVFSNVKQEVTSHEPNPDVQESPSVEEIEKDDDKPPTEIFTFESSPCPTDGQVEELSQTPIIQEASVSVDDARSTSDGEEEENGEDDEDALSSTAGSVCSKDDGDVFESSASDSPQTPSINGDVVEDMVTPTRPRTTEDLFAVIHRSKRKVLGRRESEDERVRGQSSPPVTPTGPTPSLSSTLPRQTGSIQRSLRKSATSSDTFKALLLKKGSRSEGSFRMSATEMLRTTDPRFQRTRSLESSLEPTSPAAGLDSPCASPGRCKRVPEDWPRNESTLPRYSPCSPLSPSSGLGPKYGRSRTPPSAASSKYNSRSRILSSPMTVICEREGELTESGEGLDEPCPVSSTPIPQDSNGTLCDGET; encoded by the exons ATTGTGATAAGCTGAGGAAGGATGGCTTCCGCAGTTCCCAGTACTACTCGCAGGGCCCCACCTTCTCAGGCTCAGGCCACTCCCGCAACAGCCAACTggaggacgaggacgaggatgatgttgatgataaG TCGACTGCCTCGTCTGCAGAAGAGTACAAGAGCTCCGGTGCAATGAGGGCACACACTGCTTTAAAGGCTGAGGAGGCTGAGGTGGATGGGCAGGAGGTATGCTTCACGCCCTTACCCACTCCTGAGGAAAAGATGAGACAACAAGCTCAAGCCATTCTGACTGACATTGTCCCCATCAACGTCACAG CTAAAGGACGAGGAGGGGAGCTCCGACCACAGTCCATGTTTATTCCTGGACAGTATTCCACACTGGAACGTTCTGCCAGTGTGTGTTCTACGCTGAGGCACTCCGAGACGAGGGATTCTGGCTGCCAGACCGAAGAGGTAAAAATCGTTCCACCATCTGTGAGGAGGATCCGAGCACAGAGAGGCCAAGGAATCGCTGCTCAGATGTCTGGCATGTCTACATCCGCCACCAATATAGCTACAGGTCCACACGACCATTCCCCTGGATCTCCTGTGCATGTCATGGGTCCTCGATTTAATGGTGATCCCCAACGCTTCCATAGCTTGCCACGGGGTGCACGGGTTTCTCTGAATGCAGAGCTCCTGAACAGAAGTACTTCGTGTAGGCCAGAGAATAGTGCTGGACCACCACCTCGGCAGATCGGAAAGTTCCAAGTTGATGAGACCGCAGTTCACATGAGGAACGCCCCGAGGACTAGCACTTCAGCCCGCCCGAAATCCCAGGAGGTAAGGGGATCACATGGGGACTGGGGGACTGCCTGTGTGGTTTCTCCCCTTGCAGCATACTCAACGTCACTCATCCCAAATGCAACGTTGTCATGTTCGGCTGAGGTGATTGCCCTTCACGCTACGTCTAGCCCAGGGCAGCAACTGCATTCAAGGCCACTCAGGATGTCCTCGAGTGTCAATGGAGAAAGCTCCACCAGTGTGGCCACCAGTGCTGAGACAGACATGCAGGAAGCTGGTCAGTCCAATAGCAGCTTAAATAGCCAAAGTACAATCGCTGCAGGAACAGCATTATCAGATGAGCAGTGGATTTATGACACCCCTGAGAATGTGTCGCCCAGAAGACCACTCACTTCCAGCTGCTCCACTCCCATCAATCATCTCTACAACAGCTTGGAGCGCTCCTCTAAAGGTACAGACTCCAGTTCACTCTTCTCCATGGACAATGATGGTTATTACACCTCCATGCATTTGGACTCAGGTCTGAGGCCAAAAGGACATAGCATTGCAGGCAGGGCAGCACGGCATAGTATGTACGAGTGCATTGGCCAGCCAGGAGACTGTAGCAGCGTTTCTAGTGATCAGTCACTGTCCCGATCTATTTCCCTTCGTAAGTCTAAGAAGCCACCCCTCCCTCCAGCACGCACAGACTCGCTGCAGCGTAAACCTAAGAATAAAAATGCTGTTAATGCTAGCAATGGCTCAGTCCTTAACGAGTCACTGATTGCTACGCTTCAGCAGTCCCTGCAGAATGGGTTGAAAGGGAAAGGGTCTTTGACCTCACCATCTCAAAGCCCTTGCAGTGACTACGAGGACCCCTGGATGTTGCGGCCTAGGAGCCAGAGCAGTTTAAGTGCAGGCAGTAGCGGTGTGTCGGCCGCAGGGGTGGGTAACGTTTATTCCATCTGTCATGTCACACCACTGCACAGTGACACCAGCAGCCTGCGTTCTGACTACGCAGAGTCTTGGGGCTATTATATGGATTACCCTCGTCTGCAGAGCGATCAGGCACAGTCACCAGTACATACTAACTCGGTATCTAATGGAGGACAGCCAGGTATTATGCCAAATGGACAACATATCCACAATGATATTCAGACAACCCTTCCTCCTGCTAAGGGGAATATGTCAGAAAAGCCTCAGGTAAACACATCGTCCCCAGACAGGGTGCATCGTTTAACCTCCCCTTCAAGTGGATATTCGAGTCAGTCCAACACGCCAACGGCTGGTACCCCTGTTCCCTCTTTCATGAGGTCCATGTCACCTTCTGGTTGTAAGCCCAAGCCACGTGTGCCTGAAAGGAAGTCCTCTTTGCTCTCCTCGGTGTCCATCTCCTCTTCTTCAACATCTTTATCCTCGAACACTTCAGATTCTGTTAGGAACAACATCACCCCTCTACCTCCGCCACTGCATCATTCAACACTGTCCCTTTCACCACTCAGCCCTGAACCTTTCCCTCCACCTCTTCCTCCCTACAGTCCTGTGTGCACTCCAAGTGGAACCTTTCCACCTCCACCTGCTCCTCCTTTACCCAACACCCCACAGCATGAAGTATCCTTGAGCCCCCTCTCTATAAATTCCTCTCCAGAatttccacctcctcctcctccagagGTATTGAATGACCCCAGCATGCTACATAATGGATCTTTTAGCCCCACTCTTCATCCACCCCTGCCTCCACCACCTCCcctgtttcctcccactgtaAATGCTCACATTCCCCCACAACCCCCATCCTTGCCCACCTTGACTCCAATTATACCTTCTTCTGCAAGCTTAAAGGGAATTAAAGATAGACTCAAACCGGTGAAATCGGAGAGAAAGTCAGTTTCCGTTCGCTCTGAAGAGGTCGGCAAGTCTGCCATGCCACTAATAACCCCATTCGCCCTCCAAAGTGTGCAGCTTCGGTCAGTCAAACAACCAGAGGGTATTGAGGACAGCAGTAAATCTCAAGAGGTGGAAACCGAAcagcctactactactaagcCTGGCACAACAGATACACGTAAAAAGTCACACCACCTGACTGTTTTGCCCCAGGCTTCCTGCCCTGCTGCTGAAAGAAATGGAACATTACAATCTCCATCATCGGAGAATATAATCACCGAAGACAAAAAACAAGTAGAAATACCACTTTATAAGACAAAATCAGGAGAAGAAATGCCCTACGAGGCCACTAATTACCCTTCGAGCGCTTTCATGAGTCATAAAGCTGAGGTGGATGGtacagagagggaggagagaacACCACAAAACACCACGCCCAAGAAAAAACCTCCCGTGTTCGCCAAGAAGCCCAAATTTCCCATCGTCTTTGCCGTCGAACCCGAGCTTATCGTAGAGGACAAGCAGACACTGGCCGACGAGCAGGATTCCTCTCCTCGAGTGTTTTCAAACGTTAAACAAGAGGTGACCAGTCATGAACCAAACCCAGACGTTCAGGAATCCCCGTCTGTGGAGGAGATCGAGAAGGACGATGACAAACCTCCCACTGAGATTTTCACGTTTGAAAGTAGCCCGTGTCCAACTGATGGTCAGGTTGAGGAACTCTCCCAGACTCCCATCATTCAGGAAGCATCCGTGTCTGTTGATGATGCAAGGAGCACTTCAGacggagaagaggaagaaaacggAGAAGATGATGAAGACGCATTAAGTAGCACTGCAGGATCAGTCTGCTCCAAAGATGACG GTGACGTGTTCGAGTCCAGCGCGTCAGACTCCCCGCAGACTCCCAGCATTAACGGTGACGTCGTCGAAGACATGGTGACTCCCACGCGGCCCCGTACCACGGAGGACCTCTTCGCAGTCATTCACAG GTCCAAGCGAAAGGTCCTGGGTCGTAGGGAGTCTGAGGACGAGCGGGTGCGAGGTCAGTCGTCTCCTCCAGTCACACCGACGGGACCAACTCCTTCCCTCAGCTCGACTCTGCCTCGTCAGACGGGTTCTATCCAGCGCAGCCTGCGCAAATCAGCCACCAGCAGTGACACCTTTAAGGCGCTGCTGCTGAAGAAGGGCAGCCGCTCAGAAGGCAGCTTTCGCATGTCCGCTACCGAGATGCTCCGCACAACCGACCCACGATTCCAGAGGACTCGATCTCTGGAGTCCTCTCTGGAGCCGACTTCACCTGCAGCGGGCCTGGACAGCCCCTGCGCTTCCCCTGGTCGCTGCAAGAGGGTGCCAGAGGACTGGCCCCGGAATGAGTCCACACTGCCACGTTACTCTCCGTGTTCCCCCTTGTCCCCTTCCTCCGGGCTCGGGCCGAAGTACGGCCGATCCCGCACACCACCCTCTGCTGCCAGCAGCAAGTACAATTCCCGGAGTCGAATCCTGAGCAGCCCCATGACCGTCAtctgtgagagggagggagagctaACTGAGAGCGGAGAGGGGCTGGATGAACCATGTCCCGTTTCCTCCACTCCAATCCCTCAAGACTCGAATGGCACTTTATGTGACGGGGAGACTTAA
- the nhsl1b gene encoding NHS-like protein 1 isoform X2: MRKKKHSDSLGRERDKKEKATSVTRALSWLSGSSLSLSRQTRKLFRSHNDLNTLSHTAHRDREKDDDDDDDDWVYDPQHYLAVSNLDEESKWTVHYTAPWHQQENVFLPASRPACVEELHRQAKVNLKTSLRDCDKLRKDGFRSSQYYSQGPTFSGSGHSRNSQLEDEDEDDVDDKSTASSAEEYKSSGAMRAHTALKAEEAEVDGQEVCFTPLPTPEEKMRQQAQAILTDIVPINVTAKGRGGELRPQSMFIPGQYSTLERSASVCSTLRHSETRDSGCQTEEVKIVPPSVRRIRAQRGQGIAAQMSGMSTSATNIATGPHDHSPGSPVHVMGPRFNGDPQRFHSLPRGARVSLNAELLNRSTSCRPENSAGPPPRQIGKFQVDETAVHMRNAPRTSTSARPKSQEVRGSHGDWGTACVVSPLAAYSTSLIPNATLSCSAEVIALHATSSPGQQLHSRPLRMSSSVNGESSTSVATSAETDMQEAGQSNSSLNSQSTIAAGTALSDEQWIYDTPENVSPRRPLTSSCSTPINHLYNSLERSSKGTDSSSLFSMDNDGYYTSMHLDSGLRPKGHSIAGRAARHSMYECIGQPGDCSSVSSDQSLSRSISLRKSKKPPLPPARTDSLQRKPKNKNAVNASNGSVLNESLIATLQQSLQNGLKGKGSLTSPSQSPCSDYEDPWMLRPRSQSSLSAGSSGVSAAGVGNVYSICHVTPLHSDTSSLRSDYAESWGYYMDYPRLQSDQAQSPVHTNSVSNGGQPGIMPNGQHIHNDIQTTLPPAKGNMSEKPQVNTSSPDRVHRLTSPSSGYSSQSNTPTAGTPVPSFMRSMSPSGCKPKPRVPERKSSLLSSVSISSSSTSLSSNTSDSVRNNITPLPPPLHHSTLSLSPLSPEPFPPPLPPYSPVCTPSGTFPPPPAPPLPNTPQHEVSLSPLSINSSPEFPPPPPPEVLNDPSMLHNGSFSPTLHPPLPPPPPLFPPTVNAHIPPQPPSLPTLTPIIPSSASLKGIKDRLKPVKSERKSVSVRSEEVGKSAMPLITPFALQSVQLRSVKQPEGIEDSSKSQEVETEQPTTTKPGTTDTRKKSHHLTVLPQASCPAAERNGTLQSPSSENIITEDKKQVEIPLYKTKSGEEMPYEATNYPSSAFMSHKAEVDGTEREERTPQNTTPKKKPPVFAKKPKFPIVFAVEPELIVEDKQTLADEQDSSPRVFSNVKQEVTSHEPNPDVQESPSVEEIEKDDDKPPTEIFTFESSPCPTDGQVEELSQTPIIQEASVSVDDARSTSDGEEEENGEDDEDALSSTAGSVCSKDDGDVFESSASDSPQTPSINGDVVEDMVTPTRPRTTEDLFAVIHRSKRKVLGRRESEDERVRGQSSPPVTPTGPTPSLSSTLPRQTGSIQRSLRKSATSSDTFKALLLKKGSRSEGSFRMSATEMLRTTDPRFQRTRSLESSLEPTSPAAGLDSPCASPGRCKRVPEDWPRNESTLPRYSPCSPLSPSSGLGPKYGRSRTPPSAASSKYNSRSRILSSPMTVICEREGELTESGEGLDEPCPVSSTPIPQDSNGTLCDGET; the protein is encoded by the exons ATTGTGATAAGCTGAGGAAGGATGGCTTCCGCAGTTCCCAGTACTACTCGCAGGGCCCCACCTTCTCAGGCTCAGGCCACTCCCGCAACAGCCAACTggaggacgaggacgaggatgatgttgatgataaG TCGACTGCCTCGTCTGCAGAAGAGTACAAGAGCTCCGGTGCAATGAGGGCACACACTGCTTTAAAGGCTGAGGAGGCTGAGGTGGATGGGCAGGAGGTATGCTTCACGCCCTTACCCACTCCTGAGGAAAAGATGAGACAACAAGCTCAAGCCATTCTGACTGACATTGTCCCCATCAACGTCACAG CTAAAGGACGAGGAGGGGAGCTCCGACCACAGTCCATGTTTATTCCTGGACAGTATTCCACACTGGAACGTTCTGCCAGTGTGTGTTCTACGCTGAGGCACTCCGAGACGAGGGATTCTGGCTGCCAGACCGAAGAGGTAAAAATCGTTCCACCATCTGTGAGGAGGATCCGAGCACAGAGAGGCCAAGGAATCGCTGCTCAGATGTCTGGCATGTCTACATCCGCCACCAATATAGCTACAGGTCCACACGACCATTCCCCTGGATCTCCTGTGCATGTCATGGGTCCTCGATTTAATGGTGATCCCCAACGCTTCCATAGCTTGCCACGGGGTGCACGGGTTTCTCTGAATGCAGAGCTCCTGAACAGAAGTACTTCGTGTAGGCCAGAGAATAGTGCTGGACCACCACCTCGGCAGATCGGAAAGTTCCAAGTTGATGAGACCGCAGTTCACATGAGGAACGCCCCGAGGACTAGCACTTCAGCCCGCCCGAAATCCCAGGAGGTAAGGGGATCACATGGGGACTGGGGGACTGCCTGTGTGGTTTCTCCCCTTGCAGCATACTCAACGTCACTCATCCCAAATGCAACGTTGTCATGTTCGGCTGAGGTGATTGCCCTTCACGCTACGTCTAGCCCAGGGCAGCAACTGCATTCAAGGCCACTCAGGATGTCCTCGAGTGTCAATGGAGAAAGCTCCACCAGTGTGGCCACCAGTGCTGAGACAGACATGCAGGAAGCTGGTCAGTCCAATAGCAGCTTAAATAGCCAAAGTACAATCGCTGCAGGAACAGCATTATCAGATGAGCAGTGGATTTATGACACCCCTGAGAATGTGTCGCCCAGAAGACCACTCACTTCCAGCTGCTCCACTCCCATCAATCATCTCTACAACAGCTTGGAGCGCTCCTCTAAAGGTACAGACTCCAGTTCACTCTTCTCCATGGACAATGATGGTTATTACACCTCCATGCATTTGGACTCAGGTCTGAGGCCAAAAGGACATAGCATTGCAGGCAGGGCAGCACGGCATAGTATGTACGAGTGCATTGGCCAGCCAGGAGACTGTAGCAGCGTTTCTAGTGATCAGTCACTGTCCCGATCTATTTCCCTTCGTAAGTCTAAGAAGCCACCCCTCCCTCCAGCACGCACAGACTCGCTGCAGCGTAAACCTAAGAATAAAAATGCTGTTAATGCTAGCAATGGCTCAGTCCTTAACGAGTCACTGATTGCTACGCTTCAGCAGTCCCTGCAGAATGGGTTGAAAGGGAAAGGGTCTTTGACCTCACCATCTCAAAGCCCTTGCAGTGACTACGAGGACCCCTGGATGTTGCGGCCTAGGAGCCAGAGCAGTTTAAGTGCAGGCAGTAGCGGTGTGTCGGCCGCAGGGGTGGGTAACGTTTATTCCATCTGTCATGTCACACCACTGCACAGTGACACCAGCAGCCTGCGTTCTGACTACGCAGAGTCTTGGGGCTATTATATGGATTACCCTCGTCTGCAGAGCGATCAGGCACAGTCACCAGTACATACTAACTCGGTATCTAATGGAGGACAGCCAGGTATTATGCCAAATGGACAACATATCCACAATGATATTCAGACAACCCTTCCTCCTGCTAAGGGGAATATGTCAGAAAAGCCTCAGGTAAACACATCGTCCCCAGACAGGGTGCATCGTTTAACCTCCCCTTCAAGTGGATATTCGAGTCAGTCCAACACGCCAACGGCTGGTACCCCTGTTCCCTCTTTCATGAGGTCCATGTCACCTTCTGGTTGTAAGCCCAAGCCACGTGTGCCTGAAAGGAAGTCCTCTTTGCTCTCCTCGGTGTCCATCTCCTCTTCTTCAACATCTTTATCCTCGAACACTTCAGATTCTGTTAGGAACAACATCACCCCTCTACCTCCGCCACTGCATCATTCAACACTGTCCCTTTCACCACTCAGCCCTGAACCTTTCCCTCCACCTCTTCCTCCCTACAGTCCTGTGTGCACTCCAAGTGGAACCTTTCCACCTCCACCTGCTCCTCCTTTACCCAACACCCCACAGCATGAAGTATCCTTGAGCCCCCTCTCTATAAATTCCTCTCCAGAatttccacctcctcctcctccagagGTATTGAATGACCCCAGCATGCTACATAATGGATCTTTTAGCCCCACTCTTCATCCACCCCTGCCTCCACCACCTCCcctgtttcctcccactgtaAATGCTCACATTCCCCCACAACCCCCATCCTTGCCCACCTTGACTCCAATTATACCTTCTTCTGCAAGCTTAAAGGGAATTAAAGATAGACTCAAACCGGTGAAATCGGAGAGAAAGTCAGTTTCCGTTCGCTCTGAAGAGGTCGGCAAGTCTGCCATGCCACTAATAACCCCATTCGCCCTCCAAAGTGTGCAGCTTCGGTCAGTCAAACAACCAGAGGGTATTGAGGACAGCAGTAAATCTCAAGAGGTGGAAACCGAAcagcctactactactaagcCTGGCACAACAGATACACGTAAAAAGTCACACCACCTGACTGTTTTGCCCCAGGCTTCCTGCCCTGCTGCTGAAAGAAATGGAACATTACAATCTCCATCATCGGAGAATATAATCACCGAAGACAAAAAACAAGTAGAAATACCACTTTATAAGACAAAATCAGGAGAAGAAATGCCCTACGAGGCCACTAATTACCCTTCGAGCGCTTTCATGAGTCATAAAGCTGAGGTGGATGGtacagagagggaggagagaacACCACAAAACACCACGCCCAAGAAAAAACCTCCCGTGTTCGCCAAGAAGCCCAAATTTCCCATCGTCTTTGCCGTCGAACCCGAGCTTATCGTAGAGGACAAGCAGACACTGGCCGACGAGCAGGATTCCTCTCCTCGAGTGTTTTCAAACGTTAAACAAGAGGTGACCAGTCATGAACCAAACCCAGACGTTCAGGAATCCCCGTCTGTGGAGGAGATCGAGAAGGACGATGACAAACCTCCCACTGAGATTTTCACGTTTGAAAGTAGCCCGTGTCCAACTGATGGTCAGGTTGAGGAACTCTCCCAGACTCCCATCATTCAGGAAGCATCCGTGTCTGTTGATGATGCAAGGAGCACTTCAGacggagaagaggaagaaaacggAGAAGATGATGAAGACGCATTAAGTAGCACTGCAGGATCAGTCTGCTCCAAAGATGACG GTGACGTGTTCGAGTCCAGCGCGTCAGACTCCCCGCAGACTCCCAGCATTAACGGTGACGTCGTCGAAGACATGGTGACTCCCACGCGGCCCCGTACCACGGAGGACCTCTTCGCAGTCATTCACAG GTCCAAGCGAAAGGTCCTGGGTCGTAGGGAGTCTGAGGACGAGCGGGTGCGAGGTCAGTCGTCTCCTCCAGTCACACCGACGGGACCAACTCCTTCCCTCAGCTCGACTCTGCCTCGTCAGACGGGTTCTATCCAGCGCAGCCTGCGCAAATCAGCCACCAGCAGTGACACCTTTAAGGCGCTGCTGCTGAAGAAGGGCAGCCGCTCAGAAGGCAGCTTTCGCATGTCCGCTACCGAGATGCTCCGCACAACCGACCCACGATTCCAGAGGACTCGATCTCTGGAGTCCTCTCTGGAGCCGACTTCACCTGCAGCGGGCCTGGACAGCCCCTGCGCTTCCCCTGGTCGCTGCAAGAGGGTGCCAGAGGACTGGCCCCGGAATGAGTCCACACTGCCACGTTACTCTCCGTGTTCCCCCTTGTCCCCTTCCTCCGGGCTCGGGCCGAAGTACGGCCGATCCCGCACACCACCCTCTGCTGCCAGCAGCAAGTACAATTCCCGGAGTCGAATCCTGAGCAGCCCCATGACCGTCAtctgtgagagggagggagagctaACTGAGAGCGGAGAGGGGCTGGATGAACCATGTCCCGTTTCCTCCACTCCAATCCCTCAAGACTCGAATGGCACTTTATGTGACGGGGAGACTTAA